One Malus sylvestris chromosome 14, drMalSylv7.2, whole genome shotgun sequence DNA segment encodes these proteins:
- the LOC126600605 gene encoding uncharacterized protein LOC126600605 has translation MAARKRASTDSSAQPKPNETASRPKPQEPTLAEPPIAPPKSGLILKVVLFFSVPYFYLIFYHYKIEPELRKSILINAGLSLAGFFVTVKMIPIASRYVLRRNLFGYDINKKGTPQGTVKVPESLGIVVGIVFLVLGILFQYFNFTADSNWLVEYNAALASICFMVLLGFVDDVLDVPWRVKLVLPSIAALPLLMAYAGHTTIIIPKPLVPYTGLEVLDLGWIYKLYMGLLAVFCTNSINIHAGLNGLEVGQTVVIAAAVLIHNIMQIGASADSEYKMAHAFSIYLVQPLLATSLGLLSYNWYPSSAFVGDTYTYFAGMTMAVAGILGHFSETLLIFFAPQVLNFLLSMPQLAGIVPCPRHRLPRFDPETGLLTGTKDGTVVNLFLRRFGRMTEKSLCISLLVFQATACCFCFLLRYFLAGWYK, from the exons atgGCAGCTCGAAAGCGAGCTTCAACAGACTCGTCGGCACAACCCAAACCAAACGAGACCGCCTCACGGCCCAAACCCCAAGAACCCACATTAGCAGAGCCGCCGATTGCACCACCAAAGTCGGGCCTAATTCTGAAGGTCGTGCTCTTCTTCTCAGTCCCATACTTTTACCTCATCTTCTACCACTACAAGATCGAACCAGAGCTTCGCAAATCGATTCTCATCAATGCGGGTCTCAGCCTTGCCGGGTTCTTCGTCACCGTTAAGATGATCCCCATCGCTTCCAGATACGTTCTCCGGCGCAACCTCTTTGGCTACGATATTAACAAGAAGGGTACCCCTCAGGGTACTGTCAAAGT GCCTGAGTCACTGGGTATTGTTGTTGGAATTGTCTTCTTGGTCTTGGGAATCTTGTTTCAGTATTTTAACTTCACTGCAGATTCAAAT TGGCTTGTCGAATACAATGCAGCATTAGCATCCATATGCTTTATGGTATTGCTTGGATTTGTAGATGATGTTCTTGATGTACCTTGGAGGGT GAAATTAGTTCTGCCATCCATTGCAGCTCTACCTCTGCTGATGGCCTATGCTGGACATACAACTATCATCATACCAAAGCCTCTTGTTCCATATACTGGGCTTGAGGTTTTGGACCTAG gatggatttataaactgtACATGGGACTTTTGGCGGTTTTCTGCACAAACTCCATAAATATTCATGCTGGCTTGAATGGTCTTGAAGTTGGGCAGACGGTTGTTATTGCAGCTGCT GTTTTAATACATAATATCATGCAAATCGGGGCATCTGCAGATTCTGAGTATAAGATGGCACATGCATTCTCTATATATCTTGTCCAACCCTTATTAGCCACCTCTTTGGGATTGCTCTCTTACAACTG GTATCCTTCTTCAGCTTTCGTTGGAGATACTTACACATATTTTGCTGGGATGACGATGGCTGTAGCTGGGATTTTAGGCCATTTTAG CGAAACACTCCTGATTTTCTTTGCACCTCAAGTATTGAACTTTCTCTTGTCAATGCCCCAG CTTGCAGGAATTGTTCcatgtccacggcatcgtctgCCTAG GTTTGATCCTGAAACTGGACTGCTGACTGGGACAAAGGATGGGACGGTTGTAAACCTTTTTCTAAGACGATTTGGCAGGATGACAGAGAAGTCACTTTGCATCTCTCTTCTAGTTTTCCAG
- the LOC126600613 gene encoding uncharacterized protein LOC126600613 isoform X1, which yields MLSTVTKRTKMATTSRSLYCRLCLRSFSTSTKPTHHNSHQQNHQYTEPNSFVGCWEAPKDPKEAEAKLAHLRRDYTKQVKEVRKEYIKEVELMRLDKLRKDEARKEALRLQNEERKRLKAEVAKVRAQQREVAEQEFQQTLLKERAEKLENWKMKEKRKEEMKKDEKELLRRKSSMWINEQELEKKILEAIVDTTPL from the exons ATGCTCTCAACAGTGACAAAGCGCACAAAAATGGCAACCACCTCTCGCTCATTGTACTGCAGACTGTGCCTGCGGTCCTTCTCCACAAGCACAAAGCCAACGCATCACAACAGCCACCAGCAGAACCACCAGTACACGGAACCCAATTCCTTCGTTGGGTGTTGGGAGGCCCCCAAGGACCCCAAGGAGGCGGAGGCCAAGCTTGCACACCTCCGCCGAGACTACACCAAGCAGGTCAAGGAGGTCCGCAAGGAGTACATCAAGGAGGTCGAGCTCATGAGGCTTGATAAGCTTCGCAAGGACGAGGCTCGTAAAGAAGCCCTTAGGCTCCAGAACGAGGAGCGCAAGAGGCTCAAGGCGGAGGTTGCAAAGGTCCGCGCCCAACAGCGTGAGGTTGCCGAGCAGGAGTTCCAGCAAACGCTG TTGAAAGAAAGAGCAGAGAAGCTTGAGAATTGGAAGATGAAGGAAAAACGGAAAGAAGAGATGAAAAAAGACGAGAAAGAACTGCTGCGACGCAAGAGTTCCATGTGGATCAATGAACAAGaactggaaaagaagattttaGAAGCCATCGTTGATACCACACCCCTTTGA
- the LOC126600613 gene encoding uncharacterized protein LOC126600613 isoform X2: MATTSRSLYCRLCLRSFSTSTKPTHHNSHQQNHQYTEPNSFVGCWEAPKDPKEAEAKLAHLRRDYTKQVKEVRKEYIKEVELMRLDKLRKDEARKEALRLQNEERKRLKAEVAKVRAQQREVAEQEFQQTLLKERAEKLENWKMKEKRKEEMKKDEKELLRRKSSMWINEQELEKKILEAIVDTTPL; the protein is encoded by the exons ATGGCAACCACCTCTCGCTCATTGTACTGCAGACTGTGCCTGCGGTCCTTCTCCACAAGCACAAAGCCAACGCATCACAACAGCCACCAGCAGAACCACCAGTACACGGAACCCAATTCCTTCGTTGGGTGTTGGGAGGCCCCCAAGGACCCCAAGGAGGCGGAGGCCAAGCTTGCACACCTCCGCCGAGACTACACCAAGCAGGTCAAGGAGGTCCGCAAGGAGTACATCAAGGAGGTCGAGCTCATGAGGCTTGATAAGCTTCGCAAGGACGAGGCTCGTAAAGAAGCCCTTAGGCTCCAGAACGAGGAGCGCAAGAGGCTCAAGGCGGAGGTTGCAAAGGTCCGCGCCCAACAGCGTGAGGTTGCCGAGCAGGAGTTCCAGCAAACGCTG TTGAAAGAAAGAGCAGAGAAGCTTGAGAATTGGAAGATGAAGGAAAAACGGAAAGAAGAGATGAAAAAAGACGAGAAAGAACTGCTGCGACGCAAGAGTTCCATGTGGATCAATGAACAAGaactggaaaagaagattttaGAAGCCATCGTTGATACCACACCCCTTTGA